One Burkholderia pyrrocinia DNA segment encodes these proteins:
- a CDS encoding DeoR/GlpR family DNA-binding transcription regulator: MWQEERYQRIRLLLSKMQRVSTDRIMADLNVSRETVRRDLVDLEALGELKRVHGGAVQVGDEAPIAERAQTHVKAKLAIARAAARLVTGSQTLFIDAGTTTTLLAEELSKLSGLTIVTNSIDVALKMRSSDPAQAKNETILLGGMIGSRAAATVGDGTVAEIFRYRADLALLSPVGVDHVRGATNYDRMETEVARAMVSNAAEVAILADFSKLGTHSRISFCEPARIGALVTDQKAESVDSFKSLRKVIKHIVLS, from the coding sequence ATGTGGCAAGAAGAGCGATATCAGAGGATTCGGCTTCTGTTATCGAAGATGCAGCGCGTTTCCACCGACCGGATCATGGCCGACCTGAACGTGTCGCGGGAAACCGTGCGCCGCGATCTCGTCGATCTCGAGGCGCTGGGGGAACTGAAGCGCGTGCATGGCGGTGCCGTGCAGGTCGGCGACGAAGCGCCGATCGCCGAGCGCGCGCAGACGCACGTCAAGGCGAAGCTCGCGATCGCCCGCGCGGCGGCCCGGCTGGTCACGGGCTCGCAGACGCTGTTCATCGACGCGGGCACGACCACCACGCTGCTGGCCGAGGAACTGTCGAAGCTGTCGGGCCTCACGATCGTCACGAACTCGATCGATGTGGCGCTGAAGATGCGGTCGAGCGACCCGGCGCAAGCGAAGAACGAAACGATCCTGCTCGGCGGGATGATCGGCAGCCGCGCGGCCGCGACGGTCGGCGACGGCACGGTCGCCGAAATCTTCCGCTACCGTGCCGATCTCGCGTTGCTGTCGCCGGTCGGCGTCGATCACGTGCGTGGCGCGACGAACTACGACCGGATGGAAACCGAAGTGGCGCGCGCGATGGTGAGCAACGCGGCGGAGGTCGCGATCCTGGCCGATTTCAGCAAGCTCGGCACCCACAGCCGGATCAGCTTCTGCGAACCGGCGCGGATCGGCGCACTCGTGACGGACCAGAAGGCGGAATCGGTCGACAGCTTCAAGAGCCTCAGGAAGGTCATCAAGCACATCGTGCTGTCATAG
- a CDS encoding MgtC/SapB family protein yields the protein MISQLEIVSRLLLAALLGSIVGIERERLSWAAGLRTHMLVAVGAALVMVVSAFGFADIQNAKNVSLDPSRVAAQVVSGIGFLGAGSIMLRGEIIRGLTTAASLWVVAAVGLAVGGGMYVAAIAATAIVLAILAGLKPIEKRFFAARQRWGVRILASRGTVKLTSLQAMPGIDQARIVQFIIEQDDAAPDDDRIHVVFSKMTSAEFQAVRQSLQTLVGIKKMEESAA from the coding sequence ATGATCAGTCAACTGGAAATCGTTTCCCGCCTGTTGCTGGCGGCATTGCTCGGCAGCATCGTCGGCATCGAGCGCGAGCGCCTGTCGTGGGCGGCCGGCTTGCGCACGCACATGCTGGTGGCCGTCGGCGCCGCGCTCGTGATGGTCGTGTCGGCGTTCGGCTTCGCGGATATCCAGAACGCGAAGAACGTGTCGCTGGACCCGTCGCGGGTCGCCGCGCAGGTCGTGTCGGGCATCGGCTTTCTCGGCGCCGGGTCGATCATGCTGCGCGGCGAGATCATCCGCGGGCTGACGACCGCGGCGAGCCTGTGGGTCGTGGCGGCAGTCGGGCTGGCCGTGGGCGGCGGCATGTACGTCGCCGCGATCGCCGCGACGGCGATCGTGCTGGCGATCCTGGCCGGCCTGAAGCCGATCGAGAAACGCTTCTTCGCCGCGCGGCAGCGCTGGGGCGTGCGCATCCTCGCGAGCCGCGGCACCGTGAAGCTGACGTCGCTGCAGGCGATGCCCGGCATCGACCAGGCACGCATCGTCCAGTTCATCATCGAGCAGGATGACGCGGCACCGGACGACGACCGCATCCACGTGGTGTTTTCAAAGATGACGAGCGCCGAGTTCCAGGCGGTCCGTCAATCCTTGCAGACCCTCGTCGGCATCAAAAAGATGGAGGAGAGCGCAGCATAG
- a CDS encoding choline ABC transporter substrate-binding protein, translating into MMKKAWMLAATLLAAIATAPVHASGGDVCKKVTLGDVGWSDIAATTGIAMMLLDGLGYEATKTIASPPIVLAGVKKAQIDAFLGYWDPSMTPTVKPFVDAGAVHQLPQPNLIGARYTLAVPQYASDKGLKSFADIARFRDQLDGKIYGIGAGNNGNALIQRMIDRNEFGLGGFKLVESSEAGMLVQVTRAVQEHRMIVFLGWEPHPMNINYRISYLDGGDSVFGPNYGSAKVYTLVTPGYLERCPNVGRLLTNLTFTTDEENQLMVPIMNHADPVAVAKEWARKNPGVLSKWLDGVTTIDGKSARDAIEKLIGA; encoded by the coding sequence ATGATGAAGAAGGCATGGATGCTGGCCGCAACACTGCTGGCGGCGATCGCGACCGCCCCCGTTCACGCATCCGGGGGCGACGTCTGCAAGAAGGTGACGCTCGGCGATGTCGGCTGGAGCGACATCGCGGCCACCACCGGTATCGCGATGATGCTGCTCGACGGGCTCGGCTACGAGGCGACCAAGACGATCGCGTCGCCGCCGATCGTACTGGCCGGCGTGAAGAAGGCGCAGATCGATGCGTTCCTCGGCTACTGGGATCCGAGCATGACGCCGACGGTGAAGCCGTTCGTGGATGCCGGCGCCGTTCATCAACTGCCGCAGCCCAACCTGATCGGCGCGCGCTACACGCTGGCCGTGCCGCAATACGCGTCGGACAAGGGCCTCAAGAGCTTCGCCGACATCGCCCGATTCCGCGACCAGCTCGACGGCAAGATCTACGGGATCGGTGCCGGCAACAACGGCAACGCGCTGATCCAGCGGATGATCGACAGGAACGAATTCGGGCTCGGCGGCTTCAAGCTGGTCGAATCGAGCGAGGCCGGGATGCTCGTGCAGGTCACGCGCGCCGTGCAGGAGCACCGGATGATCGTGTTCCTCGGCTGGGAGCCGCACCCGATGAACATCAACTACAGGATTTCCTATCTCGACGGCGGCGACAGCGTGTTCGGCCCGAACTACGGGTCGGCGAAGGTCTATACGCTCGTCACCCCCGGCTATCTCGAACGCTGCCCGAACGTCGGCCGGCTGCTGACCAACCTGACCTTCACGACCGACGAAGAAAACCAGTTGATGGTGCCGATCATGAATCACGCGGATCCGGTCGCGGTCGCGAAGGAATGGGCGAGGAAGAACCCCGGCGTGCTGTCGAAGTGGCTCGACGGCGTGACGACCATCGACGGGAAGAGCGCCAGGGACGCGATCGAGAAGCTGATCGGCGCGTAA
- a CDS encoding HAD family hydrolase, with amino-acid sequence MDKNLALFDLDHTLLPLDSDQAWSRFITRVGWREDGAHAALIDEHYGHYAAGTLDMDAYLAVTLAPLARYSREQLERWHAQFMDEVIRPAITPQARALVDRHREHGDLCCIVTATNVFVTRPIAAEFGIEHLLGIELDTDDGTPGGQFTGRSTGVPSFREGKIVRTAAWLDSLGYVPADFERIYFYSDSINDVPLLDYVTHPVATNPDIRLSQVAGTRGWPVMKLF; translated from the coding sequence ATGGACAAGAATCTCGCGCTGTTCGACCTCGACCACACGCTGCTGCCGCTCGACAGCGACCAGGCCTGGAGCCGCTTCATCACGCGGGTCGGCTGGCGGGAGGACGGCGCGCATGCGGCGCTGATCGACGAGCACTACGGCCACTACGCGGCCGGCACGCTCGACATGGACGCGTATCTCGCCGTGACGCTCGCGCCGCTCGCCCGCTACTCGCGCGAGCAGCTCGAACGCTGGCATGCGCAGTTCATGGACGAGGTGATCCGGCCGGCCATCACGCCGCAGGCGCGTGCGCTGGTCGACCGGCATCGCGAGCACGGCGACCTCTGCTGCATCGTCACGGCCACCAACGTGTTCGTCACGCGGCCGATCGCGGCCGAGTTCGGGATCGAGCATCTGCTCGGCATCGAGCTCGATACCGACGACGGCACGCCCGGCGGGCAATTCACCGGGCGCAGCACCGGCGTGCCGAGTTTCCGCGAAGGGAAGATCGTGCGCACGGCCGCGTGGCTCGATTCGCTCGGCTACGTGCCGGCGGATTTCGAACGAATCTACTTCTACAGCGACTCGATCAACGACGTGCCGTTGCTCGATTACGTCACGCATCCCGTCGCGACCAATCCCGACATACGGCTTTCGCAGGTGGCAGGCACACGCGGGTGGCCTGTCATGAAGTTGTTCTGA
- a CDS encoding phosphocholine-specific phospholipase C, whose protein sequence is MQNKSTTRRQFLADALKLAGATAVTGMLPESILRAQSIPAATVTGTLQDVKHVVILMQENRSFDHYLGTLRGARGFGDPRPVVISSGYPVWRQPSLLSYVFPFNPSPPVSGVANGDTYYNDLDHSWDGTHSAWNNGRYDNWVAAKTSGTMYYFTQNDIPFYYALASAFTVCDSYHCSMLGPTDPNRLYLWTGCCGNVAGYSPYTTNTMTGTGWTTMPERLNAAGVTWKFYQDKGNGLDSSHGYGEYNGSSKDLWWNGNYGDNVILNFRQYQNLGASDPLAPALNGTQIDPSGGGKEYDTNLFSQLQADVANDTLPQVSWIAAPYAYCEHPSWAASGGEWYVSNVLNALTSNPKVWASTVLLVMYDENDGLFDHVPPAVPSSAYAGTGQSTVSTAAEFVAGGGGASDGSASGDVPIGLGPRVPMFVISPWSKGGKVNSQVFDHTSVIRFLEARFGLQETNITPWRRTVCGDLASAFDFTNPDQTIPAIPGAASNMDPNGWTVPIPAPTTTAVPAQTTGRNAACRLPYEFFVQGKVNRSGKTLALTMTNTGAAGVHLQAWVDGTGTIPRQYTIGAGTGACTNLSDALALNSGGGYDYSIYGPNGFLQTFRGNIGASGNTGSPAEVSLCYDVQNGNVQITLDNSAGSSATTFQLVDNAYGMNAAQSVSVPAGATQAVTWYGDAGWYDASIRDANDPNFLRRIAGCVQMQSGTLLTDSAIGNTNGKFVAALASQGASYGTLRFDYVVPPWRHSPKNWVGIYARGAQPTKGSYKSWAYLPKSTGSLLFSSTANSTLASGQYDAWYLFDDGYTPLAGPIAINI, encoded by the coding sequence ATGCAAAACAAATCCACGACACGACGTCAGTTCCTCGCCGATGCGCTGAAGCTCGCCGGCGCCACCGCGGTCACCGGCATGCTGCCCGAGAGCATCCTGCGCGCGCAGTCGATTCCGGCGGCAACCGTCACCGGCACCCTCCAGGACGTCAAGCACGTCGTGATCCTGATGCAGGAAAACCGGTCGTTCGACCATTACCTCGGCACGCTGCGCGGCGCGCGCGGCTTCGGCGATCCGCGGCCGGTCGTGATTTCGAGCGGCTATCCGGTATGGCGCCAGCCTTCGCTGCTGTCGTACGTGTTTCCGTTCAACCCGTCGCCGCCCGTTTCCGGCGTCGCGAACGGCGACACCTATTACAACGATCTCGATCACAGCTGGGACGGCACGCACAGCGCGTGGAACAACGGTCGTTACGACAACTGGGTCGCGGCGAAGACCAGCGGCACGATGTACTACTTCACGCAGAACGACATTCCGTTCTATTACGCGCTGGCGAGCGCCTTCACCGTGTGCGACAGCTATCACTGCTCGATGCTCGGCCCGACGGACCCGAACCGCCTGTATCTGTGGACGGGTTGCTGCGGCAACGTCGCCGGCTATTCGCCGTACACGACGAACACGATGACCGGCACCGGCTGGACCACGATGCCGGAACGGCTGAACGCGGCCGGCGTCACGTGGAAGTTCTACCAGGACAAGGGCAACGGGCTGGATTCCAGCCACGGCTACGGCGAATACAACGGTTCCAGCAAGGATCTCTGGTGGAACGGCAACTATGGCGACAACGTCATCCTGAACTTCAGGCAGTACCAGAACCTCGGCGCAAGCGATCCGCTCGCACCGGCGCTCAACGGTACGCAGATCGATCCGAGCGGCGGCGGCAAGGAATACGATACGAATCTCTTCAGCCAGTTGCAGGCCGACGTCGCGAACGACACGCTGCCGCAGGTATCGTGGATCGCCGCACCGTATGCGTATTGCGAACATCCGTCGTGGGCCGCGAGCGGCGGCGAATGGTATGTGAGCAACGTCCTCAATGCGCTGACGTCGAATCCGAAAGTGTGGGCCAGCACGGTGCTGCTCGTGATGTATGACGAGAACGACGGCCTGTTCGATCACGTGCCGCCGGCCGTCCCGTCGAGCGCCTACGCGGGCACCGGCCAGTCGACGGTGTCGACCGCGGCGGAATTCGTCGCCGGCGGCGGCGGCGCATCGGACGGCTCGGCCAGCGGCGACGTGCCGATCGGGCTCGGCCCGCGCGTGCCGATGTTCGTGATCTCGCCGTGGTCGAAGGGCGGCAAGGTGAACTCGCAGGTCTTCGATCACACGTCGGTGATCCGCTTCCTGGAAGCGCGCTTCGGGCTGCAGGAAACGAACATCACGCCGTGGCGCCGCACGGTATGCGGCGATCTCGCGTCGGCGTTCGATTTCACGAATCCCGACCAGACGATTCCGGCGATCCCCGGTGCGGCCAGCAACATGGACCCGAACGGCTGGACGGTGCCGATCCCCGCCCCGACCACCACCGCGGTCCCGGCGCAAACGACCGGCCGCAACGCCGCATGCCGGCTGCCGTACGAGTTCTTCGTCCAGGGCAAGGTCAACCGGTCCGGCAAGACGCTCGCGCTGACGATGACCAACACCGGCGCGGCCGGCGTGCATCTGCAGGCGTGGGTCGACGGCACGGGCACGATCCCGCGGCAATACACGATCGGCGCCGGCACGGGCGCGTGCACGAACCTGTCGGATGCGCTCGCGCTGAATTCGGGCGGCGGCTACGATTACTCGATCTACGGCCCGAACGGGTTCCTGCAGACCTTCCGCGGCAACATCGGCGCGTCGGGGAACACGGGATCGCCGGCCGAAGTCAGCCTCTGCTACGACGTGCAGAACGGCAACGTGCAGATCACGCTCGACAACTCCGCCGGGTCGAGCGCGACGACGTTCCAGCTCGTCGACAACGCGTACGGGATGAACGCCGCGCAGTCGGTCAGCGTGCCGGCCGGCGCGACGCAGGCCGTCACGTGGTATGGCGACGCCGGCTGGTACGACGCGAGCATCCGCGACGCGAACGATCCGAATTTCCTGCGCCGTATCGCCGGCTGCGTGCAGATGCAATCCGGCACGTTGCTGACGGATTCGGCGATCGGCAATACGAACGGGAAATTCGTCGCGGCACTGGCGTCGCAGGGAGCGTCGTACGGCACGCTGCGGTTCGACTACGTCGTGCCGCCGTGGCGCCACAGCCCGAAGAACTGGGTGGGCATCTATGCGCGCGGCGCGCAGCCGACCAAGGGCAGCTACAAGTCGTGGGCGTACCTGCCCAAGAGCACCGGCTCGCTGCTGTTCTCGTCGACCGCGAACAGCACGCTCGCGTCGGGCCAGTACGACGCGTGGTATCTGTTCGACGACGGCTACACGCCGCTCGCGGGCCCCATCGCGATCAACATCTGA
- a CDS encoding M24 family metallopeptidase codes for MNSTHREAVGETFSLDAMQHARTMTWQAVDAIAAGIRPGMRESEANALGSSVLEDLGMDRIWHPILVRFGENTLRTFKERSVADPVLAADDIFFIDLGAVWAKHEGDAGATFVCGDDPDMHACARAAGVIYGEVEHHWRTTGCAGIALYEFAAQRADAHGFRLNVDIKGHRVSDFPHAIYKAGNLGDFDGAPAPGLWILEIQIAHPTRPFGAFYEDLLV; via the coding sequence TTGAATTCGACGCACCGCGAAGCCGTCGGCGAGACCTTTTCGCTCGACGCGATGCAGCATGCAAGAACCATGACGTGGCAGGCCGTCGACGCGATCGCCGCGGGCATCCGCCCCGGTATGCGCGAATCGGAAGCGAACGCGCTGGGGTCGAGCGTGCTCGAGGATCTCGGGATGGACCGAATCTGGCATCCGATTCTCGTCCGCTTCGGGGAAAACACGCTGCGCACGTTCAAGGAGCGTTCGGTGGCGGACCCCGTCCTCGCCGCCGACGACATCTTCTTCATCGACCTCGGCGCCGTCTGGGCGAAGCACGAGGGCGACGCGGGCGCGACGTTCGTGTGCGGCGACGATCCGGACATGCATGCCTGTGCGCGCGCGGCGGGCGTCATCTACGGCGAAGTCGAGCATCACTGGCGGACCACCGGATGCGCGGGCATCGCGCTGTACGAATTCGCGGCGCAACGCGCCGACGCGCACGGCTTCCGGCTGAACGTCGACATCAAGGGGCATCGCGTCAGCGATTTCCCGCACGCGATCTACAAGGCCGGCAATCTCGGGGATTTCGACGGTGCGCCGGCGCCCGGCCTGTGGATCCTCGAGATCCAGATCGCGCATCCGACGCGGCCGTTCGGCGCGTTCTACGAAGACCTGCTCGTGTAA
- a CDS encoding GNAT family N-acetyltransferase, translating into MDRAEHISIEPASGLPANELDRCDFSFDIAWALNAPYQDLLDLRALPVRRKDYGFDPAGWAGEASGKTALFRATAGGRLAGFVAIAESWNGMAEIAELAVDRDCRRQGIGQFLLAAAEAWARNQGFGFMRLETQANNVAACSTYARTGFVLGGHDRFLYADGDNDGEVALFWYKDLRDGQTARSRTVDPESLRPVRPVR; encoded by the coding sequence ATGGACCGAGCCGAGCACATCAGCATCGAACCAGCGAGCGGGCTTCCCGCCAACGAACTGGACCGATGCGACTTCTCGTTCGATATCGCATGGGCGCTGAATGCGCCGTATCAGGACTTGCTCGATCTTCGCGCGCTGCCGGTACGGCGCAAGGACTACGGCTTCGATCCGGCCGGCTGGGCAGGCGAAGCGTCGGGCAAGACGGCGCTCTTTCGCGCAACGGCCGGCGGGCGGCTCGCCGGGTTCGTCGCGATCGCGGAGAGCTGGAACGGCATGGCCGAGATCGCGGAGCTGGCCGTCGACCGCGATTGCCGGCGCCAGGGGATCGGGCAGTTCCTGCTGGCCGCCGCGGAAGCGTGGGCGCGCAACCAAGGGTTCGGCTTCATGCGGCTGGAAACGCAGGCGAACAATGTCGCGGCCTGCAGCACGTATGCACGCACCGGCTTCGTGCTGGGCGGCCACGACCGCTTCCTGTACGCGGATGGCGACAACGACGGGGAAGTCGCGCTGTTCTGGTACAAGGACCTGCGCGACGGGCAGACCGCTCGAAGCCGCACGGTCGACCCGGAATCGCTGCGGCCGGTGCGGCCGGTGCGATGA
- the tam gene encoding trans-aconitate 2-methyltransferase, translating to MTTPLDQYANQYVQFEDERTRPVRDLLAAVPRTPIRTAVDIGCGPGNSTEALIARAPDATVHGIDASADMIAAARKRLPALRFDIADVATWDDPGGYDLILSNAVLQWVPAHDTLFPMLVGRLAPGGHLAVQMPDNLDEPAHRLMREVAAAGPWADKLKGAARTERFDARYYYALLSPLGSRVDVWRTTYYHPLRGGADAVVEWFKGSALRPFLAALDDGEQRAFLARYRDALAGPNGYPALADGTVLLPFPRLFIVATRK from the coding sequence GTGACGACCCCACTCGATCAATACGCGAACCAGTACGTGCAATTCGAGGACGAACGCACGCGGCCGGTGCGCGACCTGCTGGCCGCCGTGCCGCGCACGCCGATCCGCACGGCGGTCGATATCGGCTGCGGGCCCGGCAATTCGACCGAAGCGCTGATCGCGCGCGCACCCGACGCGACGGTCCACGGGATCGACGCATCGGCGGACATGATCGCGGCCGCGCGCAAGCGCCTGCCCGCGTTGCGTTTCGATATCGCGGATGTCGCCACGTGGGACGATCCGGGCGGCTATGACCTGATCCTGTCGAACGCGGTGCTGCAATGGGTGCCCGCGCACGACACGCTGTTTCCGATGCTCGTCGGCCGGCTCGCGCCGGGCGGCCATCTCGCGGTACAGATGCCCGACAACCTCGACGAACCGGCGCACCGGCTGATGCGCGAAGTCGCGGCGGCCGGGCCATGGGCGGACAAGCTGAAAGGTGCGGCGCGCACCGAGCGGTTCGACGCGCGTTACTACTACGCGCTGCTGTCGCCGCTGGGTTCGCGCGTGGATGTGTGGCGCACGACCTACTACCACCCGCTGCGCGGTGGTGCGGATGCGGTCGTCGAATGGTTCAAGGGCAGTGCGTTGCGGCCGTTTCTCGCGGCGCTCGATGACGGCGAACAGCGTGCGTTCCTCGCGCGTTATCGCGATGCGCTCGCCGGCCCGAACGGCTATCCGGCACTGGCCGACGGCACCGTGCTGCTGCCGTTCCCGCGCCTGTTCATCGTGGCGACGCGGAAGTGA
- a CDS encoding LysR family transcriptional regulator, protein MKIDTLGVQAFVAIADGGSFRQAADTLHVTQTAITQRLRKLESFLGVALVERTTRRTTLTEIGRRFLPQARRLLNELSDALTEIRETGLSQRGDVTIACVPTVGVQYLPRILRAFSGHRPHDRVKILDHASASVLQAVLRREAEFGIGIAGDQHPELVSVPLTHDPYVLVCRDDHPLAKRRRIRWVALQPHPLIFAGEVSGNRGLLEGALKTSGVSLHSFYEVQRSSTALGLVAEGLGAAVVPKLAIQKNAYPMIRTIELVEPSVSRTLVLVTRKSAQLSPAARALYDMIVERATRER, encoded by the coding sequence ATGAAGATCGATACGCTCGGTGTCCAGGCTTTCGTCGCGATCGCCGACGGCGGCAGCTTCCGGCAGGCCGCCGACACGCTGCACGTGACGCAGACCGCGATCACGCAGCGGCTGCGCAAGCTCGAGTCGTTTCTCGGCGTCGCGCTGGTCGAACGCACGACACGCCGCACCACGCTGACCGAGATCGGCCGGCGCTTCCTGCCGCAGGCACGGCGGCTGCTGAACGAACTGTCCGATGCGCTGACCGAAATCCGCGAGACGGGTTTGAGCCAGCGCGGCGACGTCACGATCGCGTGCGTGCCGACGGTCGGCGTGCAATACCTGCCGCGCATCCTGCGCGCGTTCTCCGGGCACCGGCCGCACGATCGCGTGAAGATCCTCGACCACGCATCGGCATCGGTGCTGCAGGCCGTGCTGCGCCGCGAAGCCGAATTCGGCATCGGCATCGCCGGCGACCAGCACCCCGAACTCGTCAGCGTGCCGCTCACGCACGACCCTTACGTGCTCGTCTGCCGCGACGATCATCCGCTCGCGAAGCGGCGGCGCATCCGCTGGGTGGCGCTGCAGCCGCATCCGCTGATCTTCGCCGGCGAAGTGAGCGGCAATCGCGGGCTGCTCGAAGGCGCGCTGAAGACCAGCGGCGTGTCGCTGCATTCGTTCTACGAGGTGCAGCGCAGTTCGACCGCGCTCGGGCTCGTCGCGGAAGGGCTCGGCGCGGCCGTGGTGCCGAAGCTCGCGATCCAGAAGAACGCGTATCCGATGATCCGCACGATCGAGCTCGTCGAGCCGTCGGTATCGCGCACGCTGGTGCTCGTCACGCGCAAGAGCGCGCAACTGTCGCCTGCGGCGCGCGCGCTCTACGACATGATCGTCGAGCGCGCGACGCGGGAGCGGTGA
- a CDS encoding GNAT family N-acetyltransferase, whose product MTALPDVTLQLTDTEQPAARDFISRKLGEFNHAMTGRADTAALDVYVTDPATGEVLGGLTGRTSLGLFFIDLFYLPESLRGGGFGSRLLREAEAEAKRRGCARAVLYTISFQAPDFYRKHGYETFGEVPCEPDGTARVFMVKTL is encoded by the coding sequence ATGACAGCCCTTCCCGACGTTACCCTTCAATTGACCGACACCGAGCAGCCGGCCGCACGAGACTTCATCAGCCGCAAGCTCGGCGAATTCAACCATGCGATGACGGGGCGCGCCGACACGGCCGCGCTCGACGTCTACGTGACCGATCCCGCGACCGGCGAGGTATTGGGCGGCCTCACCGGCAGGACTTCGCTCGGCCTTTTCTTCATCGATCTGTTCTACCTGCCCGAATCGCTGCGCGGCGGCGGATTCGGCAGCCGGCTGCTGCGCGAGGCCGAAGCGGAAGCGAAACGGCGCGGGTGCGCACGCGCGGTGCTGTACACGATCTCGTTCCAGGCGCCGGATTTCTACCGGAAGCACGGTTACGAGACCTTCGGCGAAGTGCCGTGCGAGCCGGACGGGACCGCGCGCGTGTTCATGGTCAAGACGCTTTGA
- the cynS gene encoding cyanase → MIQSQHSQTARHALAETIVLAKARKNLSFAQLTEGTGLSEAFVTAALLGQHALPADAARVVADKLGLDDDAVLLLQTIPLRGSIDDRVPTDPTIYRFYEMLQVYGTTLKALVHEKFGDGIISAINFRLDVKKVDDPEGGSRAVITLDGKYLPTKPF, encoded by the coding sequence ATGATCCAGTCCCAGCACAGTCAGACCGCCCGCCACGCGCTTGCGGAAACCATCGTCCTCGCGAAGGCGCGCAAGAACCTGTCGTTCGCGCAGCTCACCGAAGGCACGGGCCTCAGCGAAGCGTTCGTCACGGCCGCGCTGCTCGGCCAGCATGCGTTGCCGGCCGACGCGGCGCGCGTCGTCGCCGACAAGCTCGGCCTCGACGACGACGCGGTGCTGCTGCTGCAGACGATTCCGCTGCGCGGCAGCATCGACGATCGCGTGCCGACCGACCCGACCATTTACCGCTTCTACGAAATGCTGCAGGTGTACGGCACGACGCTGAAGGCGCTCGTCCACGAGAAGTTCGGCGACGGCATCATCAGCGCGATCAATTTCCGGCTCGACGTGAAGAAGGTCGACGATCCCGAAGGCGGTTCGCGCGCGGTGATCACGCTCGACGGCAAGTACCTGCCGACCAAGCCGTTCTGA
- a CDS encoding carbonic anhydrase has translation MKDIIEGFLKFQRDAYPERAALFRDLARSQNPRALFISCSDSRLVPELVTQREPGDLFVIRNAGNIVPSYGPEPGGVSASVEYAVAALRVTDVVICGHSDCGAMTAIATCQCMDHMPAVGHWLRYADSARVVNEARAHRSERERIDSMVRENVVAQLANLKTHPAVRLALEEGRLALHGWVYDIESGCIDAHDGATGRFVSLADHPDVRATPATLPVAA, from the coding sequence ATGAAGGACATCATCGAAGGCTTTCTGAAGTTCCAGCGCGACGCCTATCCGGAGCGCGCCGCGCTGTTCCGCGATCTCGCGCGCAGCCAGAACCCGCGTGCGCTGTTCATCTCGTGCTCGGACAGCCGGCTCGTGCCCGAGCTCGTCACGCAGCGCGAACCGGGCGATCTGTTCGTGATCCGAAACGCCGGCAACATCGTGCCGTCGTACGGCCCCGAGCCTGGCGGCGTATCGGCATCGGTCGAATACGCGGTGGCCGCGCTGCGCGTGACCGACGTCGTGATCTGCGGGCATTCCGATTGCGGCGCGATGACCGCGATCGCGACCTGCCAGTGCATGGATCACATGCCGGCCGTCGGCCACTGGCTGCGCTACGCCGATTCGGCGCGCGTCGTGAACGAGGCGCGCGCGCATCGCAGCGAACGCGAACGGATCGACTCGATGGTGCGCGAGAACGTCGTCGCGCAACTCGCGAACCTGAAGACGCACCCTGCCGTGCGGCTCGCGCTCGAAGAAGGGCGTCTCGCGCTGCACGGCTGGGTCTACGACATCGAATCCGGCTGCATCGACGCCCATGACGGCGCGACCGGCCGGTTCGTCTCCCTGGCGGACCATCCCGACGTCCGCGCCACGCCCGCGACGCTCCCCGTTGCGGCCTGA